The Puntigrus tetrazona isolate hp1 chromosome 23, ASM1883169v1, whole genome shotgun sequence genome has a segment encoding these proteins:
- the camkvl gene encoding caM kinase-like vesicle-associated, like isoform X2 produces the protein MRVDAVMPFGCLALRDGRTYNSLSDITDKYEIGQVLKAKEFCELCLVKERQTDKVYVCKKFLKKDGRKVRKAAKNEIMILKMVKHPNILQLIDAFETRKEFFIIQELATGGDVFDWILDQGNYTERDAANVIRQVLEAVAYLHSLNIVHRNLKLENLMYYRESNHNKVVLRDFYLSRFENGSITEPCGTPEYLAPEVVARHRYGRPVDCWAVGVIMYILLSGNPPFYDETEEENTDMHNRIIFCRIVAGEFEFDSPYWDEISPAAKELVCRFMEVDPMLRVTAQDALSHGWIAGNGASEKNLKEGVCAQFEKNFAKAKWRKAIRVTTFMQRLRASEMGSSDGVVEGQGEEDKADGLEGKGMQTDSGGIANVSMSHEVSVESRPVENQEEEKARQLKAEEKEAETLARSNSSLKVQAGEPNKKESTEGTSEREDKSSTRVSQKAAPSQPIKTSDNQDNSVPKEPDATSVGSVEKKSPFPDTPNRRKMAANLSMDHGSCSDAKTSTLSGGKEPPLKSEDKKDTVHDMTASSWCQTQLPEAVAESPAEVGATCEVNTKSRELKKGRTEKGCQSVKNIQSTYAGLGSSSLGCDKTVFEQELQEMVHGASGFSSPYCPTYSVGQYSGLDPGSGASADWQMDCVIEQIEKQMAAVLEKIEGDMPSLLEQISDHPETLPRAKSASSSPSPRPRSYHHSTPPPLPTTPRPAMPSLPHLTIPPPSYPPPSPPSHIQAHSHPTVDEGNSDGQRSTKRSGQSPRGSLSGKGL, from the exons atgaga GTGGATGCTGTCATGCCATTTGGGTGCCTTGCTCTGCGAGATGGGCGGACATACAACAGCCTGTCAGACATTACTGACAAATACGAGATTGGACAGGTCCTCAAGGC CAAAGAATTTTGCGAGCTGTGCCTGGTAAAGGAACGACAGACGGACAAGGTCTATGTGTGCAAGAAATTCCTCAAGAAGGATGGCAGGAAAGTGCGGAAGGCAGCCAAGAACGAGATCATGATCTTGAAAAT GGTCAAACACCCAAACATCCTGCAGCTGATTGATGCATTCGAGACCAGGAAAGAGTTCTTCATCATACAAGAGCT GGCCACAGGTGGAGATGTGTTTGACTGGATTTTAGACCAGGGGAATTACACAGAGAGAGATGCCGCCAATGTGATCCGTCAGGTCTTAGAAGCAGTTGCTTACCTTCACTCCCTTAACATAGTCCACAGGAACTTAAAG ctAGAGAACTTGATGTACTACAGAGAGAGTAACCACAACAAGGTCGTTTTGCGGGATTTCTACCTATCCAGGTTTGAGAACGGCTCAATCACAGAGCCCTGTGGAACACCTGAGTACCTGG cCCCTGAAGTGGTGGCTCGTCATCGCTATGGAAGACCAGTCGATTGTTGGGCAGTGGGGGTCATTATGTACATCCT GTTGTCTGGAAACCCTCCATTCTATGATGAAACCGAGGAGGAGAACACCGATATGCACAACCGGATAATCTTCTGCCGCATTGTTGCTGgagaatttgaatttgattcaCCATACTGGGATGAAATTTCCCCTGCTG caaaagagctggtctgCAGATTTATGGAGGTTGACCCAATGCTGAGAGTTACTGCACAAGATGCCCTTTCACATGGATG GATCGCTGGAAATGGGGCTTCGGAAAAGAATCTGAAGGAAGGAGTCTGTGCTCAATTTGAGAAAAACTTTGCAAAGGCCAAGTGGAGG AAAGCGATTCGTGTCACGACATTCATGCAGCGTCTCCGAGCCTCTGAAATGGGATCTTCTGATGGGGTAGTTGAAGGCCAGGGTGAAGAGGACAAAGCAGATGGATTAGAGGGCAAAGGGATGCAAACAGACTCTGGCGGCATTGCTAATGTGAGCATGTCCCATGAAGTGTCTGTCGAAAGCAGACCTGTGGAGAATCAAGAAGAGGAGAAAGCAAGACAGCTAAAAGCAGAAGAGAAAGAAGCAGAGACCCTTGCCAGATCAAACAGCTCTTTAAAGGTACAAGCAGGTGAGCCAAACAAAAAAGAGTCTACTGAAGGCACTTCTGAAAGGGAGGACAAGTCATCAACAAGAGTGAGCCAAAAAGCAGCACCCAGCCAGCCAATCAAGACCTCAGACAACCAAGACAACAGTGTTCCCAAGGAGCCAGACGCCACATCTGTTGGCAGTGTTGAGAAGAAATCACCTTTCCCAGACACACCAAATCGACGTAAAATGGCAGCCAACCTCTCAATGGATCATGGCTCATGTTCAGATGCCAAAACCAGTACCTTGTCAGGGGGAAAGGAGCCACCTCTAAAATCAGAAGACAAAAAAGACACAGTGCATGACATGACCGCAAGTAGCTGGTGTCAAACACAGCTCCCGGAAGCAGTTGCAGAGAGTCCAGCAGAAGTAGGAGCGACCTGCGAGGTCAATACTAAGAGCAGAGAGTTGAAGAAAGGACGAACGGAGAAGGGTTGCCAGTCTGTGAAAAACATCCAGAGTACATATGCAGGACTGGGATCTTCAAGTCTTGGCTGTGATAAAACAGTATTTGAGCAGGAGCTGCAAGAGATGGTCCATGGTGCATCAGGGTTTAGTAGCCCATACTGTCCAACCTATTCTGTTGGACAGTACAGTGGTCTAGATCCCGGAAGTGGAGCGAGTGCGGACTGGCAAATGGATTGTGTAATCGAACAAATTGAAAAGCAAATGGCTGCTGTGTTAGAGAAGATTGAGGGGGACATGCCTTCATTGCTGGAGCAGATCAGCGACCATCCCGAGACCCTTCCGAGAGCAAAGAGCGCCAGCTCTTCCCCATCACCCCGACCTCGTTCGTACCATCATTCGACCCCACCTCCTCTTCCCACCACACCTCGCCCAGCAATGCCTTCTCTACCACACCTGACCATCCCACCTCCCTCGTACCCACCACCCTCTCCACCCAgtcacatccaggctcacagccATCCGACTGTCGATGAGGGTAACAGTGATGGCCAGAGGTCTACAAAGCGGTCTGGCCAATCACCAAGGGGAAGTTTGTCAGGAAAAGGGTTGTAA
- the camkvl gene encoding caM kinase-like vesicle-associated, like isoform X1, giving the protein MNALQIKALARVHVKGLHAALQLILISTQQVDAVMPFGCLALRDGRTYNSLSDITDKYEIGQVLKAKEFCELCLVKERQTDKVYVCKKFLKKDGRKVRKAAKNEIMILKMVKHPNILQLIDAFETRKEFFIIQELATGGDVFDWILDQGNYTERDAANVIRQVLEAVAYLHSLNIVHRNLKLENLMYYRESNHNKVVLRDFYLSRFENGSITEPCGTPEYLAPEVVARHRYGRPVDCWAVGVIMYILLSGNPPFYDETEEENTDMHNRIIFCRIVAGEFEFDSPYWDEISPAAKELVCRFMEVDPMLRVTAQDALSHGWIAGNGASEKNLKEGVCAQFEKNFAKAKWRKAIRVTTFMQRLRASEMGSSDGVVEGQGEEDKADGLEGKGMQTDSGGIANVSMSHEVSVESRPVENQEEEKARQLKAEEKEAETLARSNSSLKVQAGEPNKKESTEGTSEREDKSSTRVSQKAAPSQPIKTSDNQDNSVPKEPDATSVGSVEKKSPFPDTPNRRKMAANLSMDHGSCSDAKTSTLSGGKEPPLKSEDKKDTVHDMTASSWCQTQLPEAVAESPAEVGATCEVNTKSRELKKGRTEKGCQSVKNIQSTYAGLGSSSLGCDKTVFEQELQEMVHGASGFSSPYCPTYSVGQYSGLDPGSGASADWQMDCVIEQIEKQMAAVLEKIEGDMPSLLEQISDHPETLPRAKSASSSPSPRPRSYHHSTPPPLPTTPRPAMPSLPHLTIPPPSYPPPSPPSHIQAHSHPTVDEGNSDGQRSTKRSGQSPRGSLSGKGL; this is encoded by the exons GTGGATGCTGTCATGCCATTTGGGTGCCTTGCTCTGCGAGATGGGCGGACATACAACAGCCTGTCAGACATTACTGACAAATACGAGATTGGACAGGTCCTCAAGGC CAAAGAATTTTGCGAGCTGTGCCTGGTAAAGGAACGACAGACGGACAAGGTCTATGTGTGCAAGAAATTCCTCAAGAAGGATGGCAGGAAAGTGCGGAAGGCAGCCAAGAACGAGATCATGATCTTGAAAAT GGTCAAACACCCAAACATCCTGCAGCTGATTGATGCATTCGAGACCAGGAAAGAGTTCTTCATCATACAAGAGCT GGCCACAGGTGGAGATGTGTTTGACTGGATTTTAGACCAGGGGAATTACACAGAGAGAGATGCCGCCAATGTGATCCGTCAGGTCTTAGAAGCAGTTGCTTACCTTCACTCCCTTAACATAGTCCACAGGAACTTAAAG ctAGAGAACTTGATGTACTACAGAGAGAGTAACCACAACAAGGTCGTTTTGCGGGATTTCTACCTATCCAGGTTTGAGAACGGCTCAATCACAGAGCCCTGTGGAACACCTGAGTACCTGG cCCCTGAAGTGGTGGCTCGTCATCGCTATGGAAGACCAGTCGATTGTTGGGCAGTGGGGGTCATTATGTACATCCT GTTGTCTGGAAACCCTCCATTCTATGATGAAACCGAGGAGGAGAACACCGATATGCACAACCGGATAATCTTCTGCCGCATTGTTGCTGgagaatttgaatttgattcaCCATACTGGGATGAAATTTCCCCTGCTG caaaagagctggtctgCAGATTTATGGAGGTTGACCCAATGCTGAGAGTTACTGCACAAGATGCCCTTTCACATGGATG GATCGCTGGAAATGGGGCTTCGGAAAAGAATCTGAAGGAAGGAGTCTGTGCTCAATTTGAGAAAAACTTTGCAAAGGCCAAGTGGAGG AAAGCGATTCGTGTCACGACATTCATGCAGCGTCTCCGAGCCTCTGAAATGGGATCTTCTGATGGGGTAGTTGAAGGCCAGGGTGAAGAGGACAAAGCAGATGGATTAGAGGGCAAAGGGATGCAAACAGACTCTGGCGGCATTGCTAATGTGAGCATGTCCCATGAAGTGTCTGTCGAAAGCAGACCTGTGGAGAATCAAGAAGAGGAGAAAGCAAGACAGCTAAAAGCAGAAGAGAAAGAAGCAGAGACCCTTGCCAGATCAAACAGCTCTTTAAAGGTACAAGCAGGTGAGCCAAACAAAAAAGAGTCTACTGAAGGCACTTCTGAAAGGGAGGACAAGTCATCAACAAGAGTGAGCCAAAAAGCAGCACCCAGCCAGCCAATCAAGACCTCAGACAACCAAGACAACAGTGTTCCCAAGGAGCCAGACGCCACATCTGTTGGCAGTGTTGAGAAGAAATCACCTTTCCCAGACACACCAAATCGACGTAAAATGGCAGCCAACCTCTCAATGGATCATGGCTCATGTTCAGATGCCAAAACCAGTACCTTGTCAGGGGGAAAGGAGCCACCTCTAAAATCAGAAGACAAAAAAGACACAGTGCATGACATGACCGCAAGTAGCTGGTGTCAAACACAGCTCCCGGAAGCAGTTGCAGAGAGTCCAGCAGAAGTAGGAGCGACCTGCGAGGTCAATACTAAGAGCAGAGAGTTGAAGAAAGGACGAACGGAGAAGGGTTGCCAGTCTGTGAAAAACATCCAGAGTACATATGCAGGACTGGGATCTTCAAGTCTTGGCTGTGATAAAACAGTATTTGAGCAGGAGCTGCAAGAGATGGTCCATGGTGCATCAGGGTTTAGTAGCCCATACTGTCCAACCTATTCTGTTGGACAGTACAGTGGTCTAGATCCCGGAAGTGGAGCGAGTGCGGACTGGCAAATGGATTGTGTAATCGAACAAATTGAAAAGCAAATGGCTGCTGTGTTAGAGAAGATTGAGGGGGACATGCCTTCATTGCTGGAGCAGATCAGCGACCATCCCGAGACCCTTCCGAGAGCAAAGAGCGCCAGCTCTTCCCCATCACCCCGACCTCGTTCGTACCATCATTCGACCCCACCTCCTCTTCCCACCACACCTCGCCCAGCAATGCCTTCTCTACCACACCTGACCATCCCACCTCCCTCGTACCCACCACCCTCTCCACCCAgtcacatccaggctcacagccATCCGACTGTCGATGAGGGTAACAGTGATGGCCAGAGGTCTACAAAGCGGTCTGGCCAATCACCAAGGGGAAGTTTGTCAGGAAAAGGGTTGTAA
- the camkvl gene encoding caM kinase-like vesicle-associated, like isoform X3: MPFGCLALRDGRTYNSLSDITDKYEIGQVLKAKEFCELCLVKERQTDKVYVCKKFLKKDGRKVRKAAKNEIMILKMVKHPNILQLIDAFETRKEFFIIQELATGGDVFDWILDQGNYTERDAANVIRQVLEAVAYLHSLNIVHRNLKLENLMYYRESNHNKVVLRDFYLSRFENGSITEPCGTPEYLAPEVVARHRYGRPVDCWAVGVIMYILLSGNPPFYDETEEENTDMHNRIIFCRIVAGEFEFDSPYWDEISPAAKELVCRFMEVDPMLRVTAQDALSHGWIAGNGASEKNLKEGVCAQFEKNFAKAKWRKAIRVTTFMQRLRASEMGSSDGVVEGQGEEDKADGLEGKGMQTDSGGIANVSMSHEVSVESRPVENQEEEKARQLKAEEKEAETLARSNSSLKVQAGEPNKKESTEGTSEREDKSSTRVSQKAAPSQPIKTSDNQDNSVPKEPDATSVGSVEKKSPFPDTPNRRKMAANLSMDHGSCSDAKTSTLSGGKEPPLKSEDKKDTVHDMTASSWCQTQLPEAVAESPAEVGATCEVNTKSRELKKGRTEKGCQSVKNIQSTYAGLGSSSLGCDKTVFEQELQEMVHGASGFSSPYCPTYSVGQYSGLDPGSGASADWQMDCVIEQIEKQMAAVLEKIEGDMPSLLEQISDHPETLPRAKSASSSPSPRPRSYHHSTPPPLPTTPRPAMPSLPHLTIPPPSYPPPSPPSHIQAHSHPTVDEGNSDGQRSTKRSGQSPRGSLSGKGL; this comes from the exons ATGCCATTTGGGTGCCTTGCTCTGCGAGATGGGCGGACATACAACAGCCTGTCAGACATTACTGACAAATACGAGATTGGACAGGTCCTCAAGGC CAAAGAATTTTGCGAGCTGTGCCTGGTAAAGGAACGACAGACGGACAAGGTCTATGTGTGCAAGAAATTCCTCAAGAAGGATGGCAGGAAAGTGCGGAAGGCAGCCAAGAACGAGATCATGATCTTGAAAAT GGTCAAACACCCAAACATCCTGCAGCTGATTGATGCATTCGAGACCAGGAAAGAGTTCTTCATCATACAAGAGCT GGCCACAGGTGGAGATGTGTTTGACTGGATTTTAGACCAGGGGAATTACACAGAGAGAGATGCCGCCAATGTGATCCGTCAGGTCTTAGAAGCAGTTGCTTACCTTCACTCCCTTAACATAGTCCACAGGAACTTAAAG ctAGAGAACTTGATGTACTACAGAGAGAGTAACCACAACAAGGTCGTTTTGCGGGATTTCTACCTATCCAGGTTTGAGAACGGCTCAATCACAGAGCCCTGTGGAACACCTGAGTACCTGG cCCCTGAAGTGGTGGCTCGTCATCGCTATGGAAGACCAGTCGATTGTTGGGCAGTGGGGGTCATTATGTACATCCT GTTGTCTGGAAACCCTCCATTCTATGATGAAACCGAGGAGGAGAACACCGATATGCACAACCGGATAATCTTCTGCCGCATTGTTGCTGgagaatttgaatttgattcaCCATACTGGGATGAAATTTCCCCTGCTG caaaagagctggtctgCAGATTTATGGAGGTTGACCCAATGCTGAGAGTTACTGCACAAGATGCCCTTTCACATGGATG GATCGCTGGAAATGGGGCTTCGGAAAAGAATCTGAAGGAAGGAGTCTGTGCTCAATTTGAGAAAAACTTTGCAAAGGCCAAGTGGAGG AAAGCGATTCGTGTCACGACATTCATGCAGCGTCTCCGAGCCTCTGAAATGGGATCTTCTGATGGGGTAGTTGAAGGCCAGGGTGAAGAGGACAAAGCAGATGGATTAGAGGGCAAAGGGATGCAAACAGACTCTGGCGGCATTGCTAATGTGAGCATGTCCCATGAAGTGTCTGTCGAAAGCAGACCTGTGGAGAATCAAGAAGAGGAGAAAGCAAGACAGCTAAAAGCAGAAGAGAAAGAAGCAGAGACCCTTGCCAGATCAAACAGCTCTTTAAAGGTACAAGCAGGTGAGCCAAACAAAAAAGAGTCTACTGAAGGCACTTCTGAAAGGGAGGACAAGTCATCAACAAGAGTGAGCCAAAAAGCAGCACCCAGCCAGCCAATCAAGACCTCAGACAACCAAGACAACAGTGTTCCCAAGGAGCCAGACGCCACATCTGTTGGCAGTGTTGAGAAGAAATCACCTTTCCCAGACACACCAAATCGACGTAAAATGGCAGCCAACCTCTCAATGGATCATGGCTCATGTTCAGATGCCAAAACCAGTACCTTGTCAGGGGGAAAGGAGCCACCTCTAAAATCAGAAGACAAAAAAGACACAGTGCATGACATGACCGCAAGTAGCTGGTGTCAAACACAGCTCCCGGAAGCAGTTGCAGAGAGTCCAGCAGAAGTAGGAGCGACCTGCGAGGTCAATACTAAGAGCAGAGAGTTGAAGAAAGGACGAACGGAGAAGGGTTGCCAGTCTGTGAAAAACATCCAGAGTACATATGCAGGACTGGGATCTTCAAGTCTTGGCTGTGATAAAACAGTATTTGAGCAGGAGCTGCAAGAGATGGTCCATGGTGCATCAGGGTTTAGTAGCCCATACTGTCCAACCTATTCTGTTGGACAGTACAGTGGTCTAGATCCCGGAAGTGGAGCGAGTGCGGACTGGCAAATGGATTGTGTAATCGAACAAATTGAAAAGCAAATGGCTGCTGTGTTAGAGAAGATTGAGGGGGACATGCCTTCATTGCTGGAGCAGATCAGCGACCATCCCGAGACCCTTCCGAGAGCAAAGAGCGCCAGCTCTTCCCCATCACCCCGACCTCGTTCGTACCATCATTCGACCCCACCTCCTCTTCCCACCACACCTCGCCCAGCAATGCCTTCTCTACCACACCTGACCATCCCACCTCCCTCGTACCCACCACCCTCTCCACCCAgtcacatccaggctcacagccATCCGACTGTCGATGAGGGTAACAGTGATGGCCAGAGGTCTACAAAGCGGTCTGGCCAATCACCAAGGGGAAGTTTGTCAGGAAAAGGGTTGTAA